One region of Elusimicrobiota bacterium genomic DNA includes:
- a CDS encoding aminotransferase class V-fold PLP-dependent enzyme, protein MKKINTSFKKEFPALTGRFGGKKLVYLDNACTALKMRTAAEAQKAFLLENGFCGGKRSAHLPAVAVEEAFFEARRTVARFMGAAQAEEIIFTAGTTDAFNLFLSSFPFEGSRKEVIISPLEHNAVFLPLLNMAKRGRIRLRVIPLKNWAPDPDAYRKLLSAKTALVCLNRASNIFGGLTDTVPFARLAKQSGARVFLDAAQSLPTHAENVRSVGADACAFSGHKLGAPFGTGALYVERSLMERLAHGKVGGGTLREVSRAAGGFRVEYLNGYQGFEPGVQNYAGAVALAASIDTLLKAGMPAIRARVADLVAYGLKRLLPIKAVRVEGDRTRLGLGSIIPLASAKPGFSPVDFNLYLNHALKGRIIALRTGRHCADLAAMAAGVQDIIRLSFFAYNTREDIDSFVGALEEYISIL, encoded by the coding sequence ATGAAAAAAATAAATACCTCGTTTAAAAAAGAATTTCCGGCTCTTACAGGCAGATTCGGGGGCAAGAAACTGGTGTACCTTGACAACGCCTGCACCGCGCTTAAAATGCGGACGGCTGCCGAAGCGCAGAAAGCATTTTTGCTTGAAAATGGTTTTTGCGGCGGCAAGCGCTCGGCTCATCTGCCGGCGGTGGCGGTGGAGGAGGCGTTCTTTGAGGCCCGCAGGACCGTGGCGCGTTTTATGGGCGCGGCCCAGGCGGAGGAGATAATTTTCACGGCGGGAACCACGGACGCGTTCAATCTATTCCTGTCTTCGTTCCCCTTTGAGGGCTCCCGAAAGGAAGTAATAATTTCTCCGCTTGAGCATAATGCCGTTTTTCTGCCGCTTTTAAATATGGCAAAGCGCGGCCGGATCCGGCTCAGGGTTATCCCGCTCAAAAACTGGGCGCCTGATCCGGACGCTTACCGGAAACTCCTGTCCGCGAAGACGGCTTTGGTATGCCTCAACCGCGCTTCCAATATTTTCGGCGGGCTCACCGATACCGTCCCGTTCGCGCGGCTTGCAAAGCAATCCGGGGCCAGAGTGTTTTTAGACGCCGCCCAATCCCTGCCCACGCACGCGGAAAATGTCCGTTCCGTTGGCGCAGACGCCTGCGCTTTTTCCGGGCATAAACTGGGCGCGCCGTTCGGCACGGGCGCACTTTATGTCGAGCGCTCGCTGATGGAGCGCCTTGCTCACGGTAAAGTGGGCGGCGGTACCTTGCGTGAAGTTTCAAGAGCGGCCGGCGGCTTTCGCGTTGAGTATTTGAACGGCTACCAGGGTTTTGAGCCGGGGGTCCAGAATTATGCGGGCGCCGTGGCGCTGGCCGCGTCCATAGACACCCTCTTAAAAGCGGGCATGCCCGCCATACGGGCGCGCGTGGCGGACCTTGTGGCTTACGGGCTGAAAAGACTTTTACCGATCAAGGCCGTGCGCGTGGAAGGCGACCGGACCCGGCTGGGGCTCGGCTCCATAATCCCGCTGGCTTCCGCCAAGCCCGGGTTTTCCCCGGTTGATTTCAACCTTTATCTGAACCATGCTTTGAAAGGCAGGATTATCGCTTTGCGCACGGGGCGGCATTGCGCCGACCTCGCCGCTATGGCCGCCGGCGTGCAGGATATAATACGGCTTTCTTTTTTTGCCTATAACACAAGGGAGGACATTGACTCTTTTGTCGGCGCTCTTGAGGAATATATTTCCATTTTATGA
- a CDS encoding YgeY family selenium metabolism-linked hydrolase — protein sequence MEDHSRDINKKILSYKKDIMAFARDIIRIPSFSTKEGALVKRIKKEMLKAGFDRVKVDRVGNIIGFIGNGKKKIMIDAHIDTVGVGDRSAWKIDPFAGILKNGVIYGRGATDQKLSMASMVYAGKAIKELGLEGGYTFMAVGSVMEEDCDGLPLLHLINKEKIRPDFVVLTEPTNLAVYRGHRGRMEIKVVTKGRSCHASAPERGDNAVVKMSEIVKEITALNPKLKKDKFLGKGTVAVTCIECKTPSLNAVPDECTIYLDRRLTVGETLKSSVAEIKRLGAVKKYGAKVEVLYYDAVAWTGLKVGQEKYFPTWVLPEAHKLVQAGVKAGITALGKKPVVDKWVFSTNGVATAGRLGIPTIGFGPSNEIYAHTVNENMPVGDLLKAAVFYAAIPQYL from the coding sequence ATGGAAGACCATTCACGGGATATAAACAAAAAGATCTTAAGTTATAAAAAGGATATTATGGCTTTTGCCAGGGATATTATCCGGATCCCCAGCTTTTCCACCAAAGAAGGCGCACTGGTGAAAAGGATAAAAAAAGAGATGCTGAAAGCAGGTTTTGACAGGGTTAAAGTGGACAGGGTGGGCAATATCATCGGTTTCATAGGGAACGGAAAAAAGAAAATAATGATAGACGCCCATATTGATACCGTAGGAGTGGGCGACCGCTCCGCCTGGAAAATAGACCCGTTCGCCGGCATCCTTAAAAATGGCGTAATCTACGGCAGGGGCGCCACCGACCAGAAACTTTCAATGGCCTCAATGGTTTACGCCGGCAAGGCCATAAAAGAGCTGGGGCTTGAGGGCGGGTACACTTTCATGGCCGTAGGCTCCGTTATGGAGGAAGATTGCGACGGGCTGCCGCTTCTGCACCTGATAAACAAAGAAAAAATAAGGCCCGACTTTGTGGTGCTGACCGAGCCCACGAACCTGGCTGTTTACCGCGGCCACAGGGGCCGCATGGAGATAAAAGTGGTAACCAAGGGCCGCTCCTGCCACGCCTCGGCGCCGGAGCGCGGCGATAATGCCGTGGTTAAGATGTCCGAAATAGTAAAAGAGATAACCGCCCTTAATCCGAAGCTTAAAAAAGACAAGTTCCTCGGCAAGGGCACCGTTGCCGTCACCTGCATAGAATGCAAGACGCCGTCCCTGAACGCCGTGCCGGACGAATGCACTATCTACCTGGACCGCCGCCTTACCGTGGGGGAAACTTTAAAGTCTTCCGTGGCCGAAATAAAGCGCCTGGGCGCGGTTAAAAAATACGGGGCCAAAGTGGAAGTGCTTTATTACGACGCCGTCGCCTGGACCGGCCTTAAAGTGGGGCAGGAAAAATATTTTCCCACCTGGGTTCTGCCCGAAGCGCATAAACTGGTGCAGGCGGGGGTAAAGGCCGGGATAACGGCGCTTGGCAAAAAGCCCGTGGTGGATAAATGGGTGTTTTCCACCAACGGCGTGGCTACGGCCGGACGCCTTGGCATTCCCACCATAGGCTTCGGCCCTTCGAACGAGATATACGCCCACACCGTCAACGAAAATATGCCGGTCGGCGATCTGCTGAAAGCCGCGGTGTTCTACGCGGCAATACCGCAGTACCTGTGA
- the ygeW gene encoding knotted carbamoyltransferase YgeW translates to MSIDIAKSLTELDGLGADLYGKDFLLTWEKSDTELRSVFIIAELLKELHAKNIPLDMFRTGLAVSNFRDNSTRTRFSFASACNLLGLAVQDLDEGKSQIAHGETVRETANMISFLTEVVGIRDDMFIGKGHTYMKEVAEALDDGFKNGVLNQRPAVVNLQCDLDHPTQTMADMLFIKNHFGGFDKLKGKKIAMTWAYSPSYGKPLSVPQGVIALMTRYGMNVELAYPEGYDLLPETIKVAGDNADKSGGSFKVSNSMETAFRDADIVYPKSWAPYKVMERRTQLLEKSDTAGLKELEKECLAQNAKHMDWICDEKKMKLTKKGGGLYLHCLPADIKDVSCKNGEVTAGVFEKYRIGTYKEAGYKPFVIAAMIAACTKKGPAKVIGELYKAGQKRVL, encoded by the coding sequence ATGTCTATTGATATCGCAAAATCTTTAACTGAACTGGATGGTCTTGGCGCCGACCTTTACGGCAAGGATTTCCTGCTGACCTGGGAAAAATCCGACACGGAACTCAGATCCGTGTTCATTATAGCCGAGCTGCTGAAGGAGCTTCACGCGAAGAATATCCCGCTCGACATGTTCCGGACCGGTCTCGCCGTCTCGAACTTCCGGGATAATTCCACCAGGACCAGGTTCTCATTCGCCTCCGCCTGCAACCTCCTGGGGCTCGCCGTTCAGGACCTCGACGAGGGCAAATCGCAGATAGCCCACGGCGAAACCGTGCGCGAAACTGCCAATATGATCTCCTTCCTGACCGAAGTCGTCGGCATAAGGGACGACATGTTCATCGGCAAAGGCCATACCTATATGAAGGAAGTGGCCGAAGCGCTGGACGACGGGTTCAAGAACGGGGTGCTGAACCAGCGCCCTGCCGTGGTTAACCTCCAGTGCGACCTGGACCATCCCACCCAGACGATGGCCGACATGCTTTTCATAAAGAACCATTTCGGCGGCTTCGACAAGCTGAAAGGCAAGAAGATAGCGATGACCTGGGCGTACTCTCCGAGCTACGGCAAACCCCTTTCCGTCCCCCAGGGCGTCATAGCCCTCATGACCAGGTACGGGATGAACGTCGAGCTCGCCTACCCCGAAGGCTACGACCTGCTTCCCGAGACGATAAAGGTAGCCGGCGACAATGCGGATAAGTCCGGCGGGTCTTTCAAGGTTTCCAACAGCATGGAAACCGCTTTCAGGGACGCCGACATCGTATACCCGAAGAGCTGGGCGCCATACAAGGTTATGGAGCGCCGCACCCAGCTATTGGAGAAGTCCGACACGGCGGGCCTGAAGGAACTCGAGAAAGAATGTCTTGCGCAGAACGCGAAACATATGGACTGGATCTGCGACGAGAAAAAGATGAAGCTCACGAAAAAAGGCGGGGGGCTTTACCTGCACTGCCTCCCCGCGGACATCAAGGACGTTTCCTGCAAGAACGGCGAAGTCACCGCCGGGGTATTCGAGAAATACAGGATAGGGACCTACAAAGAAGCCGGGTACAAGCCTTTCGTCATCGCGGCCATGATAGCCGCCTGCACTAAAAAGGGTCCCGCGAAAGTGATCGGGGAGCTGTACAAGGCCGGGCAGAAACGGGTTCTGTAG
- a CDS encoding tetratricopeptide repeat protein — protein sequence MKKALRVIFGSLCAVVAYAFLFCGFCAAQDSVQKDYFCDDIQKPFFASDGKGEFCAQRRMSTVDKFSMPKPEGVKRVFVAGESVANILGPGNEVLGGNISGGGNAGFEIINCGMGGYESYRIYGVIKEVINYSPDLLVVLSGNNESGSESCPGLEFELRRREFRLLERYYTLKYGPQEARKKASLKMHENMLVKMARAAKKAGVPIVFCALPANVRDMPPRIPLPLEDGLFASGYRLFYDKKYSGAFEKFRLGLISKPHDYFLNFYMAKTLEKLGRSGEAGPYLLKAADFNEVFLGSVRERNGLVRKAAGSEGACVADLEKFFANISPGGLPGWAEFTDSMHWRPSYNKAVWEEIFRSAGACEIKGFEKIKVINPAQLAETPRADALKRLSYAFFWMDGHELNEGALAELSYIREKIPNLLSEAAISPERFEKLLIHNFWSLGAELRVKAFFPLFLAHLAETERRSGNYSAAGNLCERALALEPGNAYFRLERAQILAGLGKKKEAESEFSALAADPALLARETRPKALTSVFPSSRLLQKSGAEQKRAADLQLRAKARSLGLAYGFNMPAAPETGAFKKSPEEHPFKKDMEKSKKLSDSAVEKIRAGDFKTAEKLLVEALGINPSNPEALISLCSLRLREGKKEQALKACQGASEAVYANKENSLPGFEILACEAEFESYKILAALGRRAEAEEALSRAVKNAPASWTGLAEAKAALQQLKR from the coding sequence ATGAAGAAGGCATTACGGGTTATATTTGGAAGTTTATGCGCCGTCGTTGCGTATGCGTTTTTATTTTGCGGTTTCTGTGCCGCGCAGGACAGCGTCCAAAAAGATTATTTTTGCGACGATATTCAAAAACCTTTCTTTGCTTCCGATGGGAAAGGGGAGTTCTGCGCCCAAAGGCGCATGTCCACCGTCGATAAGTTTTCAATGCCCAAGCCCGAAGGGGTGAAAAGAGTTTTTGTCGCCGGCGAATCCGTAGCCAATATACTTGGGCCGGGGAACGAGGTTCTGGGCGGCAATATTTCCGGCGGCGGCAATGCCGGTTTTGAAATAATAAACTGCGGCATGGGAGGCTATGAGAGTTACAGAATTTACGGCGTTATAAAAGAGGTTATAAATTACAGCCCGGACCTGCTGGTGGTGCTCAGCGGAAATAATGAGAGCGGATCCGAGTCGTGCCCCGGCCTTGAATTCGAATTGCGGAGGCGGGAATTCCGGCTGCTTGAGAGATATTACACACTTAAATACGGCCCGCAGGAGGCCAGAAAAAAAGCGTCCCTTAAAATGCATGAAAACATGCTTGTAAAAATGGCAAGGGCTGCCAAAAAGGCCGGCGTTCCCATTGTTTTCTGCGCCCTGCCCGCCAATGTCAGGGATATGCCGCCGCGCATTCCGCTGCCGCTTGAAGACGGGCTGTTTGCTTCCGGTTACAGGCTTTTTTATGACAAAAAATACTCCGGGGCTTTTGAAAAATTCAGGCTTGGGCTTATTTCTAAACCGCATGACTATTTTTTAAATTTTTACATGGCAAAAACGCTTGAAAAACTTGGCCGGAGCGGAGAAGCCGGACCCTATCTGTTAAAAGCGGCGGATTTTAACGAAGTCTTTCTGGGTTCGGTCCGGGAACGAAACGGCCTTGTACGGAAAGCGGCCGGTTCCGAGGGCGCCTGCGTGGCCGACCTTGAGAAGTTTTTTGCCAATATTTCACCCGGGGGCCTGCCCGGCTGGGCTGAATTCACGGACAGCATGCATTGGCGTCCGTCATATAACAAAGCCGTCTGGGAAGAAATTTTCCGCTCGGCCGGCGCCTGCGAGATAAAAGGTTTTGAAAAGATCAAAGTCATAAATCCCGCGCAGCTGGCCGAAACGCCGCGCGCGGACGCGCTCAAACGCCTCAGCTACGCTTTTTTCTGGATGGACGGACATGAGCTTAACGAGGGGGCTTTGGCCGAACTTTCATATATCCGGGAAAAAATTCCGAATCTGCTCAGTGAAGCCGCCATTTCCCCTGAGAGGTTTGAAAAACTGCTTATACATAACTTCTGGTCGTTAGGAGCGGAACTGCGGGTAAAAGCTTTTTTTCCGCTTTTTCTCGCGCACCTGGCCGAAACTGAAAGGCGTTCTGGGAATTACTCCGCGGCCGGCAATCTTTGCGAAAGGGCGCTGGCTTTGGAGCCCGGCAATGCCTATTTCAGGCTTGAGCGTGCCCAGATCCTGGCCGGCCTGGGTAAGAAAAAGGAGGCGGAAAGCGAATTTTCAGCCCTGGCCGCGGACCCCGCCCTTTTGGCCCGGGAAACCCGGCCTAAAGCCCTCACCTCTGTTTTTCCCTCCAGTAGGTTGCTCCAAAAGAGCGGGGCGGAACAGAAGCGCGCCGCGGATCTGCAACTGCGCGCCAAAGCCCGGTCGCTCGGGCTTGCCTACGGTTTTAATATGCCGGCCGCGCCGGAAACGGGCGCTTTTAAAAAAAGCCCCGAAGAACACCCGTTTAAGAAAGATATGGAAAAATCCAAAAAACTCTCCGATTCGGCGGTGGAGAAAATACGCGCGGGCGATTTTAAGACGGCCGAAAAGCTTTTGGTTGAAGCGCTCGGCATAAATCCGTCCAACCCCGAGGCTTTGATAAGCCTTTGCTCGCTCCGGCTCCGGGAGGGGAAAAAAGAGCAGGCGCTTAAAGCCTGTCAGGGAGCTTCGGAGGCCGTTTACGCGAACAAGGAGAATAGTCTGCCGGGGTTTGAAATATTGGCCTGCGAAGCGGAGTTTGAAAGTTATAAGATCCTCGCCGCTCTCGGGCGCAGGGCCGAGGCGGAAGAAGCTCTCAGCCGCGCGGTTAAAAACGCGCCGGCTTCCTGGACC